Below is a window of Desulfuromonadales bacterium DNA.
CTTTGTCCCGGGCCTATAGCTCAGCTGGTAGAGCCACCGGCTCATAACCGGTCGGTCCCAGGTTCGAATCCTGGTGGGCCCACCACTTTGGAACGAGATGAGTCGAACACTCATACACACATACATCAGTTCATAGCCCAGGGAGTGCAACGTCGCCACAGTTGCACTCTTTTTTTTCGACCCGCCGGAACATGAAAAAAGAACGTATCGCGCGCATACAGGACCTGGTCGGTCTGGTCCACTCGCTTTACCCCCCCGCTCTGGCCGAGGAATGGGACAATGTCGGACTGCAGGTGGGAGAGGCTGCTGCCGAACTTAAGAGCGTGCTGATCTGTCTCGATCCGAACGAAAAGGCTCTGGATGCGGCCGTGGCTGCGGATGCCCAGGCCATCGTCGCCCATCACCCCCTGTTGTTCCGCCCTCTGCGCAACCTGGTTCCGGCTGATGAAACGAGCCGCGTGCTTTTCCGTGCCGTGCGCGAGGGCATCGCCATTCTCTGCGTGCACACCAATCTCGACCGGGGCCGAAACGGCCTCAACGACTGGCTGGCGGCAAGGCTTGGCGTGGCTGCGGCCAAACCGCTGGCGGCGGGCGGCGAACTGCTCAAGCTGGTCGTCTTCGTCCCCGCCGGCTACGAAAGTCAGGTGGCCGATGCCCTGTTCGCCGGCGGCGCCGGTGAGGTGGGCAGGTATGATCGCTGCTCCTTTCGCAGCTCCGGGACCGGTACCTTCCGTCCCGGTCCCGACACCACCCCGTTTATAGGCCGGGCCGGAGAAACAGAGGCGGTGCGGGAACTGCGTCTGGAGACGGTACTCCCCCGTGAGGCGGCAGGCCGTGCCGTCGAGCGGATGCTCAAGGCGCATCCTTACGAAGAGGTTGCCTACGATCTCATCCCATTGGCCAACCGCCGCAGCGACGTCGGCCTGGGCCGGATTGGCCGCCTGGAGCAGGCGCTCCCTCTTGGCGAGTTCGCCCTGCAGGTCAAAACGGCCCTTGGCGCGAATTCCCTGCGTCTCGTCGGGGACACCGGGCGCCGGGTGGC
It encodes the following:
- a CDS encoding Nif3-like dinuclear metal center hexameric protein, whose protein sequence is MKKERIARIQDLVGLVHSLYPPALAEEWDNVGLQVGEAAAELKSVLICLDPNEKALDAAVAADAQAIVAHHPLLFRPLRNLVPADETSRVLFRAVREGIAILCVHTNLDRGRNGLNDWLAARLGVAAAKPLAAGGELLKLVVFVPAGYESQVADALFAGGAGEVGRYDRCSFRSSGTGTFRPGPDTTPFIGRAGETEAVRELRLETVLPREAAGRAVERMLKAHPYEEVAYDLIPLANRRSDVGLGRIGRLEQALPLGEFALQVKTALGANSLRLVGDTGRRVAKVALCGGSGSSLLAEAVRQGADVLVTGDVKYHEAKNAESQGIALIDGGHFATEHLMVAGLSAVLRQEAEKKGLNVVFHEMKGESDPFRTI